The Posidoniimonas polymericola genome includes a window with the following:
- a CDS encoding AAA family ATPase, with amino-acid sequence MVQIAAKNQGVCEIVNRPETRGPAIRAGNDKLFDANDHSYAMRCCETIPHLIELRLLKVSGGAKRFELTNFGWQLSRKLTAAEKAEDGLLKDDTKLAAASHSDDQHARTQPLGDDRPLSALLIEELSETIESELESEEQRPAVEAPEQPQLRPPRPARREVPDFGMKQDASPNLVAALGLDDGFLPPEPQTLEETGLTSAAIEDLILKVVQNAGSMTGRQISDVICLPLAILEDCFTVLRNRQYLSPTGSAMLGDYVYQLTDSGRERARLALKECAYAGPAPVPLEDYVDSVHAQTIRTEKPKRPQLEKAFSDINVEPEMLAQLGPAISAGRGMFIYGPPGNGKTTIAQRITRCFGQNILVPHAIVEDGQIIKLYDASCHETVESKLGALLKECEHDRRWVRIKRPTVVVGGELTMDSLELKHDPVSHISEASLQLKSNCGSLLIDDFGRQRVNPTDLLNRWIVPLENRIDYLGLANGKKIQVPFEQLIIFSTNLEPHDLADDAFLRRIPFKIEIGAPSREEFAKLFSMFAKKLKVECPPECLEYLLASHYDACGRPLRRCQARDLLDQASHFCEYNELPPVATPEILDHAVKNYFTALEGTE; translated from the coding sequence GTGGTGCAGATCGCGGCCAAGAATCAGGGGGTCTGCGAGATCGTCAATCGCCCTGAAACGCGCGGGCCGGCTATTCGCGCTGGCAACGACAAACTGTTCGATGCCAATGATCACTCTTACGCGATGCGGTGTTGCGAGACGATCCCGCACCTGATTGAGCTGCGGCTCTTGAAGGTATCGGGGGGCGCGAAGCGGTTTGAATTGACCAACTTTGGCTGGCAGTTGAGCCGCAAGTTGACCGCCGCGGAAAAAGCCGAAGACGGTCTGTTGAAAGATGACACCAAACTCGCTGCGGCGAGTCATTCTGACGATCAACACGCGCGAACGCAGCCGCTTGGCGACGACCGTCCGCTCTCAGCTCTCTTGATCGAAGAGCTGTCTGAGACTATCGAGTCTGAGTTGGAATCCGAGGAACAGAGGCCAGCTGTCGAGGCCCCGGAACAACCGCAGCTGAGGCCTCCGCGACCGGCTCGACGAGAGGTTCCCGACTTTGGGATGAAGCAAGATGCCAGTCCCAATTTGGTCGCAGCCCTAGGACTTGACGACGGGTTCCTGCCGCCAGAACCGCAGACGCTCGAAGAGACTGGTCTTACTAGCGCCGCCATTGAAGATCTGATTTTGAAGGTCGTGCAGAACGCCGGTTCGATGACGGGCCGGCAAATCTCGGACGTGATCTGCCTGCCGCTTGCAATACTGGAAGATTGTTTCACCGTGCTGCGGAACCGCCAGTACCTCTCGCCGACAGGGTCGGCGATGCTGGGCGACTATGTTTACCAGCTCACCGACAGCGGTCGCGAGCGGGCGCGACTGGCGCTGAAGGAGTGCGCCTACGCAGGGCCCGCGCCGGTGCCGCTCGAAGACTACGTAGACTCGGTCCACGCCCAGACAATTCGCACCGAGAAGCCCAAACGCCCGCAGCTGGAGAAGGCGTTTTCGGACATTAATGTCGAGCCCGAGATGCTCGCCCAATTGGGCCCCGCCATCAGCGCGGGTAGGGGCATGTTCATCTATGGACCACCGGGCAACGGGAAGACGACGATTGCTCAACGCATTACACGTTGCTTCGGTCAGAACATCTTGGTGCCGCACGCCATCGTCGAAGACGGGCAGATCATCAAGCTCTACGACGCCTCGTGCCACGAGACGGTCGAGTCGAAGCTTGGCGCCCTGCTGAAGGAGTGCGAACACGACCGGCGGTGGGTTCGCATCAAACGACCAACCGTTGTCGTCGGCGGCGAGCTTACGATGGACAGCCTCGAGCTCAAGCACGACCCCGTGAGCCACATCAGCGAAGCCTCATTGCAGCTGAAGAGCAACTGCGGCAGCCTGCTGATCGACGACTTCGGACGGCAGCGCGTGAATCCGACCGACTTGCTCAACCGCTGGATTGTGCCGCTCGAGAACCGCATCGACTACCTGGGCCTCGCCAACGGCAAGAAGATTCAGGTGCCATTCGAGCAGCTGATCATCTTCTCCACTAACCTCGAGCCTCACGACTTGGCAGACGACGCCTTCCTGCGCCGCATCCCGTTCAAGATTGAGATCGGGGCACCCTCACGCGAGGAATTCGCCAAGCTGTTTAGCATGTTTGCGAAGAAGCTAAAGGTGGAGTGCCCGCCAGAATGCCTGGAATACTTGCTCGCCAGCCACTACGACGCGTGTGGTCGGCCGCTGCGCCGCTGCCAGGCGCGCGACCTGCTCGACCAAGCGTCCCACTTCTGCGAGTACAACGAACTTCCTCCAGTAGCGACTCCGGAGATACTGGACCACGCGGTGAAGAACTACTTCACTGCGTTGGAGGGGACCGAGTAG
- the tatA gene encoding twin-arginine translocase TatA/TatE family subunit: MFTPGPFQLLIVLLIVLLLFGSRLPSVARSLGQSLTEFKKGVKGIEDKSADKE, encoded by the coding sequence ATGTTTACCCCAGGCCCGTTCCAGTTACTGATCGTGCTGCTGATTGTGCTGCTGCTGTTTGGCAGCCGCCTGCCCAGCGTCGCGCGGTCGCTCGGTCAAAGCCTGACCGAGTTCAAAAAGGGCGTGAAGGGCATCGAGGACAAGTCCGCGGACAAGGAATAG
- a CDS encoding MotA/TolQ/ExbB proton channel family protein, producing MPRLTPCLGWIAASALLAAARVAAAQEPAAAQEPAAAEATQSLFDLFVAGGLLLWPIVIASIVMLVVTIERLVSLRRSIVVPGPFIKCFLTQIREGESQDGALVMCESETSHIAEVFEAGVRRWGKPAVEVEQAILDEGERSANRLRRNLRVINGVAQVCPLLGLLGTVVGMMKAFQQIAGADAMGRPESLAGGISEALLSTAAGLSVAIPALILYLHFVGRVDSLVMEIDRRGQELVHLISAEALSDRRGKRKNAA from the coding sequence ATGCCGCGCCTGACGCCTTGCCTGGGATGGATCGCCGCGTCGGCGTTGCTGGCGGCGGCGCGGGTCGCGGCCGCCCAAGAACCAGCCGCCGCCCAAGAGCCGGCCGCCGCCGAGGCCACGCAGAGCCTGTTCGACTTGTTTGTCGCCGGCGGCCTCCTGCTGTGGCCGATCGTCATCGCGTCGATCGTGATGCTGGTGGTCACGATCGAGCGGCTGGTTTCACTGCGGCGCAGCATCGTCGTGCCGGGGCCGTTCATCAAGTGCTTCCTGACGCAGATCCGCGAGGGCGAGTCGCAGGACGGGGCGCTCGTGATGTGCGAATCCGAAACGAGCCACATCGCCGAGGTCTTCGAGGCCGGCGTCCGCCGCTGGGGCAAGCCCGCGGTAGAGGTTGAGCAGGCGATCCTCGACGAGGGCGAACGCTCGGCCAACCGGCTCCGCCGCAACCTCCGCGTCATCAACGGCGTCGCGCAGGTCTGCCCGCTGCTCGGGCTCCTAGGCACGGTCGTCGGCATGATGAAGGCCTTCCAGCAGATCGCCGGCGCCGACGCCATGGGCCGGCCCGAGTCGCTTGCCGGCGGCATCAGCGAGGCCCTGCTCTCTACCGCCGCCGGGCTGAGCGTCGCGATCCCGGCGCTGATCCTCTACCTGCACTTTGTGGGGCGCGTCGACTCGCTCGTGATGGAGATCGACCGCCGCGGGCAGGAGCTTGTGCACCTGATCTCCGCCGAGGCGCTCAGCGACCGCCGCGGCAAACGCAAGAACGCCGCCTAG
- a CDS encoding Sec-independent protein translocase subunit TatA/TatB — protein MGSTQVALAFIGGMGHMEMLIIGGIAVLLFGNRLPSVARSMGRSLTEFKKGMSSVTDEWNDAVKSEPYDSIPHDDREAPSAGAFVPPDAEHNDDRGASI, from the coding sequence ATGGGAAGCACTCAAGTGGCGTTGGCGTTTATCGGTGGCATGGGCCACATGGAGATGCTGATCATTGGCGGCATCGCGGTGCTGCTGTTCGGCAACCGCCTCCCCTCGGTGGCGCGGTCGATGGGCCGCAGCCTAACCGAGTTTAAGAAGGGCATGAGCAGCGTCACCGACGAGTGGAACGACGCCGTCAAGAGCGAGCCCTACGACTCAATCCCGCACGACGACCGCGAGGCCCCGTCCGCCGGCGCCTTTGTCCCGCCTGACGCAGAGCACAACGACGACCGCGGCGCGTCCATCTAG
- a CDS encoding YfjI family protein codes for MPDNDKPGAEYAEAVVRLLGGLSPAPTVRVVTIDALPGGEPMPVGGDLVDWIEAHGDAATPEVLVANLEELVAAAEPVDLTAGRPQPPAAYLPFPVEELPEPVRGFVIAGAKAIGCDPAFLALPMLTAVGAAIGTTRRVELKRGWSAPPILWTAVVGESGTSKTPAFRLVMAPVRELQRRYLEEHAAQEKAYLEDVAFHEKAHAEWKRDKKTTDAPPIKPEPPQATRLVVGDTTVEALAPILLANPRGVLLARDELAGWFGSFDRYSGGKGGSDSAHWLSMHIAETIVVDRKTGVSRTIVVPEAAVWVTGGIQPAVLHRALGAEHRDSGMAARLLLAHPPRIAKRWTEADIDPQAERDLAELVEHLYSLEYDIDDQGVDAPGVLPLTPDAKAIYKRFYNQHAREQAELTGDLAAAWSKLEEYAARLALVVHLIRWAAGDLPEDGSSDNTVDAASMAAGIALVAWFKREARRVYRQLSESDDDRRLRQLAEWIERKGGKVTAREVQQGRRDCPTAADAEAVLEELVAAGWGAWSVSAPTAKGGRPSRIFVLSTASTSTQPHNSRG; via the coding sequence GTGCCGGACAACGACAAACCGGGCGCGGAGTACGCCGAGGCCGTGGTGCGGCTGCTGGGGGGCCTCTCGCCTGCCCCCACGGTCCGCGTAGTGACGATCGATGCGTTGCCGGGTGGCGAGCCGATGCCGGTTGGCGGCGACCTGGTCGACTGGATCGAGGCCCACGGCGACGCCGCCACGCCCGAGGTGCTGGTCGCCAACCTCGAGGAGCTGGTCGCCGCCGCCGAGCCAGTCGACCTGACCGCCGGTCGCCCCCAGCCGCCCGCCGCCTACCTCCCGTTCCCGGTCGAGGAGCTGCCCGAGCCGGTGCGCGGTTTCGTGATTGCCGGCGCCAAGGCGATCGGTTGTGACCCGGCGTTCCTCGCGCTGCCGATGCTGACCGCGGTCGGCGCGGCGATCGGCACGACCCGCCGCGTGGAACTCAAACGCGGCTGGTCGGCGCCGCCGATCCTGTGGACCGCGGTGGTGGGCGAGAGTGGCACCAGCAAGACCCCGGCGTTCCGCCTGGTGATGGCGCCCGTGCGTGAGCTGCAGCGCCGGTACCTCGAGGAGCACGCCGCCCAAGAGAAGGCGTACCTTGAGGACGTAGCGTTTCACGAGAAGGCCCACGCCGAGTGGAAACGCGACAAGAAAACAACCGACGCGCCGCCGATCAAGCCCGAGCCGCCCCAGGCGACCCGCCTGGTGGTGGGCGACACCACGGTCGAGGCCCTCGCGCCGATCCTGCTGGCGAACCCGCGGGGCGTGCTGCTGGCTAGGGATGAGCTAGCCGGCTGGTTTGGATCATTCGATCGCTACAGCGGCGGCAAGGGCGGTTCCGACTCCGCACACTGGTTGAGCATGCACATCGCCGAGACCATCGTGGTCGATCGCAAGACCGGCGTCTCCCGGACCATCGTGGTCCCCGAGGCGGCCGTCTGGGTCACCGGCGGGATTCAACCGGCGGTCTTGCACCGTGCCCTCGGCGCTGAGCACCGCGACAGCGGCATGGCCGCCCGGTTGCTGCTGGCCCACCCACCGCGCATCGCCAAACGTTGGACCGAGGCCGACATTGATCCCCAGGCCGAACGCGACCTGGCCGAGCTGGTCGAGCATCTGTACAGCCTTGAGTACGATATCGACGACCAAGGCGTCGACGCCCCTGGAGTGCTGCCCCTCACGCCCGACGCCAAGGCGATCTACAAGCGGTTTTACAACCAGCACGCCCGTGAGCAGGCCGAGCTAACGGGCGACCTAGCCGCCGCGTGGTCGAAACTCGAGGAGTACGCCGCCCGGCTGGCCCTGGTGGTCCACCTGATCCGCTGGGCCGCCGGCGACCTTCCCGAGGACGGCAGCAGCGATAACACGGTCGACGCCGCGAGCATGGCCGCCGGCATCGCGCTGGTCGCCTGGTTCAAGCGCGAGGCCCGCCGGGTCTACCGCCAATTGAGCGAGTCCGACGACGACCGCCGCCTGCGTCAACTCGCCGAGTGGATCGAGCGCAAGGGCGGCAAGGTCACCGCCCGCGAGGTGCAGCAGGGCCGACGCGACTGCCCCACCGCCGCCGACGCCGAGGCGGTGCTCGAGGAGCTGGTCGCCGCGGGTTGGGGCGCGTGGTCGGTATCCGCCCCTACTGCCAAGGGCGGCCGACCGTCCCGCATTTTCGTGCTGTCTACGGCGTCTACGTCTACACAACCTCACAATTCCCGCGGTTAG
- a CDS encoding CBS domain-containing protein, translating into MKTDESALSVTIVSTDRAVLRELSWTLSLFGYHVTATTEYSEDSPWRRDTCPGILLIDTLVGEEADQIISATRTAHYQYRIAIHDFTSGESCERLLTLGVDDVVRKPTNLGELLTRLRAGVRRLEFERRLGQHAMLDSASGLPSRRGLERQIQERNLSGRTGPVSLLVVGVDFLPLIEQQSGVRAVQHLSTNLAKCIAEDLGEQEIGGVLAANAFALLLNRSPEAAEQFAKQLATSYSSCETLARAARTSPTLSALVVPWSADQSIAAQLDQCETTFCHLQSCGGDCVVHAQQLRDQISTWRTNMDEGVPFEEVIAQDLMEMFPITFTTHQLDSGLAAGVVSPQLLCSPCFPVVDDEGTLVGVIDPGQLASSSGSQTLRQPPTLHQTQTLSEMFDAFTVSDESQMVVVDDDNRPIGYLSSEGLASLVLDPISAVRYQQSATASQGLSSLVVPVESQPTPVPGSAIAPC; encoded by the coding sequence GTGAAGACCGACGAATCCGCGTTATCCGTCACAATCGTTTCGACCGACCGCGCTGTGCTCCGTGAGCTGTCGTGGACCCTGTCGCTGTTCGGTTATCACGTAACTGCCACGACGGAATACAGCGAGGACAGCCCGTGGCGGCGGGATACGTGCCCCGGAATTCTGCTGATCGATACGCTCGTTGGGGAGGAAGCAGATCAAATCATCTCGGCCACTCGTACGGCCCATTACCAGTATCGCATTGCGATCCATGACTTCACGTCCGGGGAAAGCTGTGAGCGGTTGCTAACGTTGGGCGTCGATGACGTTGTGCGAAAGCCCACAAACCTTGGAGAGCTCCTCACCAGGCTGAGGGCGGGCGTGCGTAGGCTAGAATTCGAACGCCGGCTTGGCCAGCACGCGATGCTGGATTCCGCATCGGGGTTGCCTAGTCGACGTGGACTCGAACGCCAGATCCAAGAGCGAAACCTGTCGGGGCGGACAGGCCCCGTCAGCCTGCTAGTCGTTGGGGTCGACTTCCTGCCGCTTATCGAACAGCAAAGCGGCGTCCGGGCGGTGCAGCACCTGTCGACGAATCTTGCCAAGTGCATCGCTGAAGATCTTGGAGAACAGGAGATTGGGGGCGTGCTGGCGGCAAACGCCTTTGCGCTTCTGCTGAATCGATCGCCGGAAGCCGCTGAGCAGTTCGCCAAACAGCTCGCCACTAGCTATTCAAGCTGTGAAACCCTGGCCCGGGCCGCTCGCACTTCGCCGACGTTGTCCGCTTTGGTCGTGCCGTGGTCCGCTGATCAGTCCATCGCCGCACAACTCGACCAGTGTGAAACCACCTTTTGCCACCTGCAGAGCTGCGGTGGAGACTGTGTAGTACACGCCCAACAGCTGCGCGATCAGATCTCAACCTGGCGGACCAACATGGACGAAGGCGTGCCGTTCGAAGAAGTGATCGCTCAGGACTTAATGGAAATGTTCCCCATTACGTTTACAACGCATCAACTCGATTCCGGCCTAGCGGCCGGCGTTGTATCGCCCCAACTGCTCTGCTCGCCATGCTTCCCTGTCGTCGACGATGAGGGAACGCTAGTCGGAGTGATCGACCCCGGCCAGTTGGCGTCTTCGAGCGGATCGCAGACGCTTCGGCAACCACCGACACTCCACCAGACCCAGACGCTCAGCGAGATGTTCGATGCATTCACGGTCTCTGACGAAAGTCAGATGGTGGTGGTCGACGATGACAACCGCCCAATCGGCTACCTAAGTAGCGAGGGACTCGCCAGTCTTGTGCTCGATCCAATCAGCGCCGTGCGGTACCAGCAATCTGCGACGGCTAGCCAAGGTTTGTCGTCGCTGGTAGTGCCGGTCGAGTCGCAGCCAACTCCGGTACCGGGATCAGCGATCGCTCCCTGTTGA
- a CDS encoding ExbD/TolR family protein has product MPLKVTQDENLNLNLTPMIDVVFLLVIFFMVATKFSESERNIELELPQVAAAGDAAAPAKPRNITVTADGATLLDGVEVTLGKLTSTLAEAVRTTSDVQVVINGDARTPFQAVAAALAACREARVEDLGITVELAAKAGGRLR; this is encoded by the coding sequence ATGCCGCTGAAAGTCACCCAAGACGAAAACCTCAACCTGAACCTCACGCCGATGATCGACGTGGTGTTCCTGCTGGTGATCTTCTTCATGGTGGCCACCAAGTTCTCCGAGTCCGAGCGGAACATCGAACTCGAGCTGCCGCAGGTCGCCGCCGCCGGCGACGCCGCCGCGCCCGCCAAGCCAAGGAACATCACAGTCACCGCCGATGGCGCGACGCTGCTCGACGGAGTCGAGGTCACGCTCGGGAAGCTCACGTCCACCCTCGCCGAGGCGGTCCGCACGACCTCGGATGTGCAGGTCGTCATCAACGGCGACGCCCGCACGCCGTTCCAAGCCGTGGCCGCCGCGCTGGCCGCCTGCCGCGAGGCGCGGGTCGAGGACCTCGGGATCACTGTGGAGCTGGCCGCCAAGGCGGGCGGGCGGCTCCGCTAA